The Pseudoalteromonas rubra DNA segment TTCGACGCTTTCAGATAACCGCGCTCAACATCTGCTTTAATCATTCGAAAGCCGAGTTTCTCCATTGCCATTAAGCAGTTTTTAACGGCTTCATTTGGATATATATGCAACAGATCTTTGTCACTCGGGTCTAAAGCCAGGTCGATATCCAATCCGGTTTCCAACCACACATAACTATGGTTATACGGTGCATTGATTTCGGTAATCGGGGTTTCTGAATGCAATCTGGCCTCAAACGGGATCACTTTTTTCTCACCCGGTGCGATGGTAAATTGGCTGCCCACACGCCACTTTTCAATGACCTGATTTGCGTAGTACTCTCCATTGTCTCCTTCAACCTTGACCTTGGTCATCAGCGCTAACTCTAAACCGCTAATTTCTTGTTCAACATCTCCACCCACAACAACGATCTGCGCCTGAAATTTCTGGCCCGGATGCAGGTGTTCTGTTTCTAAAATTGTATCTACTTTCGCGGCACCAATACCTACGGATGCCAAGAGCTTTTTAAACATCTTATCTCCTCTCGAGGATGTCCCCTTATCCGCATCTTAACCACATTTTTTCTGGTTTGTCAGCGAAAATTTATAGCAATCAGCCAAATAGTTGAGGATAAACCTCATAACCATCACCATACGCCACTCACTGTTCATCAAAGCGACCAATTTTTCATTTATATATCAGCTTGTTTTGTTACACTGCTAACACCTTCGACTTGACTGAATCACTATGGAATTACTGTACTTTGCCGTTGCCTTTGCTTGTGGCTTTTCTGTCTACCAACTTAAACTCCCGCCTTTAATTGGCTTTTTGCTGGCGGGGTTTGTGCTCAATCTGTTAGGCCACAGCAGTACCGACTTACTTACCCAGCTGGCCGACTTGGGTGTCACACTATTACTGTTCAGTATTGGTTTAAAACTAAAAGTCTCGAATCTGATTAAACCTCAGGTTTGGGCGCCTGCCAGCTTACACTTGGTGACCAGCATTGCCTTTTTCGCCTCGTTGTTACTGATGTTAGGTGCGTTTGGTTTGCCTTTATTTGTCGACTTGTCCTGGCAAAGTGCCTGCCTGGTTGGATTTGCGTTCAGTTTTTCCAGCACCGTATTTGCCGTTAAAGTACTGGAAGAGCGAGGCGAGATGGCCAGTCTGCATGGTAAAATTTCCATCGGGATCCTGGTTATGCAGGATATCTTTGCGGTGATCTTCCTCGCCATCAGTACAGGAAAGTCGCCCAACATATGGGCGCTTGCTCTGCTGGTTGGTTTGCCATTGTTACGACCGCTGCTATTCTGGATACTCAACCGTTCAAAGCACGGCGAACTCTTACCTTTGTTCGGATTCT contains these protein-coding regions:
- a CDS encoding sporulation protein, yielding MFKKLLASVGIGAAKVDTILETEHLHPGQKFQAQIVVVGGDVEQEISGLELALMTKVKVEGDNGEYYANQVIEKWRVGSQFTIAPGEKKVIPFEARLHSETPITEINAPYNHSYVWLETGLDIDLALDPSDKDLLHIYPNEAVKNCLMAMEKLGFRMIKADVERGYLKASNFQSVSGCYQEIEYRPANTSLFGLQEVELSFVPEAHRTHVLIELDRAFRGDGYVDLTIEHDHVNLSQLCDQLERLFA